The Proteus vulgaris genome has a segment encoding these proteins:
- the selU_2 gene encoding tRNA 2-selenouridine synthase — MVIFAVLVGGMRSHIVQQWLKEIGIDFPLIEGGYKALRQTIIEMTNEFVQRPIILIGGCTGNGKTTLVRSLPEGIDLEGIAHHRGSSFGRTVEEQFPQATFENHLGIEMLKKSQKYTRWVLEDEGRAIGANGLP; from the coding sequence ATGGTTATATTTGCTGTGCTCGTGGGCGGAATGCGTTCTCATATCGTTCAGCAATGGCTTAAAGAAATAGGCATCGATTTTCCATTAATTGAAGGAGGATATAAGGCGTTAAGGCAGACTATTATTGAAATGACCAATGAATTCGTTCAGCGCCCTATTATTCTTATTGGTGGATGTACTGGTAATGGAAAAACGACATTAGTGCGTTCATTACCTGAAGGTATTGATCTTGAAGGTATTGCTCATCATCGAGGTTCTTCTTTTGGCCGTACTGTTGAAGAACAATTTCCTCAAGCAACATTTGAAAACCATCTTGGTATCGAAATGTTGAAAAAATCACAAAAATATACGCGTTGGGTGCTTGAAGATGAAGGTCGCGCTATCGGTGCGAATGGATTACCTTGA
- the selU_3 gene encoding tRNA 2-selenouridine synthase, with amino-acid sequence MELAFSDQNIRHILANNTPIIDVRAPIEFNQGSIPNAINLPLMNDKERAAVGTCYKQQGSQKAVDLGHQLVSGEIRDKRITAWREACEQFPNGYICCARGRNAFSYRSAMA; translated from the coding sequence ATGGAATTAGCGTTTTCAGATCAAAATATTCGACATATTCTTGCTAATAACACCCCCATCATTGATGTGCGTGCACCTATTGAATTTAATCAAGGTTCTATCCCTAATGCTATCAATCTGCCCTTAATGAATGATAAAGAACGTGCTGCTGTCGGGACTTGTTATAAACAACAAGGCTCACAAAAAGCGGTTGATTTAGGACATCAATTAGTGAGTGGTGAAATTCGTGATAAACGGATTACTGCTTGGCGTGAAGCTTGCGAGCAATTCCCTAATGGTTATATTTGCTGTGCTCGTGGGCGGAATGCGTTCTCATATCGTTCAGCAATGGCTTAA
- the yibH gene encoding multidrug resistance protein MdtN, with protein MDKKIKKKLAIIITVIVFMITLILLWKNIQLSALNPLSEDAIIDANKINISSTVPGRISAIYVKENSKVNKGDLLFTIDPTMYALRVQQAKEQLMIAEATLSNKQRIIIAETSNSEVAEAQIKRAEVNLLLATQSLHRLEPLLAKGFVTAQQVDDARTLKHDAEVTLKQAQKQNVASEALINNTDSEVALVKSLKTSLAMAEWELSNTEVKAPSNGYVAGLVLSPGEFIISGQSVFTLIDTDTWYASAYFKETDLNNIKIGSWCGYLFND; from the coding sequence ATGGATAAAAAAATCAAAAAAAAGCTAGCTATTATAATCACTGTGATTGTTTTTATGATCACGCTCATCTTATTGTGGAAAAATATTCAGTTATCAGCGCTAAATCCACTCAGTGAAGATGCAATAATTGATGCTAATAAAATTAACATATCTTCAACTGTACCAGGACGAATTAGCGCTATATATGTCAAAGAAAATAGTAAGGTCAATAAAGGGGATTTATTATTTACAATCGACCCCACCATGTATGCATTGAGAGTTCAGCAAGCAAAAGAGCAACTCATGATTGCTGAAGCAACATTAAGTAATAAACAACGTATTATTATTGCAGAAACATCAAATTCAGAAGTGGCTGAAGCGCAAATAAAACGTGCTGAAGTCAATTTGTTATTAGCGACGCAGTCACTCCATAGATTAGAGCCGTTATTAGCAAAAGGGTTTGTGACTGCACAACAAGTTGATGATGCAAGAACATTAAAACATGATGCAGAAGTCACATTAAAACAAGCACAAAAACAAAACGTTGCCTCAGAGGCCTTAATTAATAATACCGATTCAGAAGTAGCATTAGTGAAATCCTTAAAAACCTCACTGGCAATGGCTGAATGGGAATTAAGTAACACAGAGGTGAAAGCACCAAGTAATGGCTATGTTGCTGGATTAGTGCTGTCACCGGGAGAATTTATTATTTCTGGGCAATCTGTTTTTACCTTAATTGACACGGATACTTGGTATGCTTCAGCTTATTTTAAAGAGACAGATTTAAATAATATAAAAATAGGTAGTTGGTGTGGTTATTTATTCAATGATTGA
- a CDS encoding multidrug resistance protein, giving the protein MIVKPSLIVKQVKKDLLPFDFRLATTWRIALLCALMAAIAMIYEIPESAISCYLIIYLIKADAVQNILLSIGVIILCSIVVCVIFLLFNLTIQNIILRFFFMALFSAVFMYLASASSLGDIGNLVALVIAFLMTLIDDVPVGDVATRALLYALLMAVSPMLLVILFNFFVGISPRKLLLNRIASRFSTASDFFLGRKESQLEISELLSTQTECKRYLMFIKIFYLRGREDIHWLENIIDNSYQILIMSLTFDKNTPASIRFLLSKRCLDLVDCFTHHQIDKIKDKQQTQNKISKLQLLNTFDKILFNKRETKSVQKKNTFFC; this is encoded by the coding sequence ATGATTGTTAAACCGTCCCTCATAGTGAAACAAGTTAAAAAAGACTTGTTGCCTTTTGATTTTCGTTTAGCGACAACTTGGCGCATCGCACTGCTTTGCGCCTTAATGGCTGCTATTGCGATGATCTATGAAATTCCCGAATCTGCCATAAGTTGCTATCTAATTATTTATTTAATCAAAGCCGATGCAGTACAAAATATATTATTATCTATTGGCGTTATTATTTTATGTTCTATTGTAGTGTGTGTTATTTTTTTACTTTTTAACCTCACAATACAAAATATTATTTTACGCTTCTTTTTTATGGCTTTATTCTCAGCCGTTTTTATGTATTTAGCATCTGCAAGTAGCCTTGGTGATATTGGTAATTTAGTTGCTTTAGTTATCGCTTTTTTAATGACTTTAATTGATGATGTACCCGTAGGGGATGTTGCAACAAGAGCACTACTTTATGCGTTACTGATGGCTGTATCTCCAATGCTATTAGTTATTTTATTTAATTTTTTTGTTGGTATTAGCCCTAGAAAATTACTGTTAAACAGAATCGCCTCACGCTTTTCTACCGCAAGCGATTTCTTTTTAGGAAGAAAAGAAAGCCAACTCGAAATCAGTGAATTACTGAGTACCCAAACAGAATGTAAACGCTATTTAATGTTTATAAAAATATTTTATTTGCGAGGAAGAGAGGATATTCACTGGTTAGAGAATATAATTGATAATTCTTATCAGATATTAATTATGTCGTTAACTTTTGATAAAAACACTCCAGCTTCTATACGTTTTCTTCTTTCTAAAAGATGTTTAGATCTTGTCGATTGCTTCACGCATCATCAAATAGACAAAATAAAAGATAAGCAACAAACTCAAAATAAAATAAGTAAACTTCAATTATTAAATACTTTTGATAAGATTTTATTTAATAAAAGAGAAACTAAGTCTGTACAGAAAAAAAACACCTTTTTTTGTTAG
- a CDS encoding multidrug resistance protein codes for MISLLYIIPNLSDVFELMVLIFFCLLPAAWVAVGNERISYAGVQVGLAFLLTTLHGFKPSFDMNVVSDRILGILLGNIVMYIIFTKVWPTSIINTIYKQISSILDNYTELRYSTNKNDMLDLVSSVNESITQSKGNIDLLIFEKEDSARNKNITFFFKTSLNKISYISYHNYAHKFIFEDKLSYSQINEESKDEFKKSILNNELKTLPTNERERVFKHLIREKS; via the coding sequence ATGATTTCACTGCTCTATATTATCCCTAATTTATCTGATGTTTTTGAGCTGATGGTACTGATATTTTTCTGTCTATTGCCCGCAGCATGGGTTGCTGTTGGTAATGAGCGTATCTCTTATGCTGGTGTACAAGTTGGGTTAGCATTTTTATTAACAACATTACACGGATTTAAACCTAGCTTTGATATGAATGTGGTGTCTGATCGTATTCTAGGGATTTTGTTGGGTAATATCGTGATGTATATTATTTTCACAAAAGTATGGCCAACAAGTATTATTAATACTATATACAAACAAATTAGTTCTATTTTAGATAATTATACTGAATTAAGATATTCGACAAATAAAAATGATATGTTAGATTTAGTTTCATCCGTAAATGAATCTATTACACAATCGAAGGGTAATATAGACTTACTCATTTTCGAAAAAGAAGATAGCGCAAGAAATAAGAATATAACATTTTTTTTCAAAACATCATTAAATAAAATTTCTTACATTAGTTATCATAATTACGCTCATAAATTTATTTTTGAAGATAAACTCTCTTATTCACAAATCAATGAAGAATCAAAGGATGAATTTAAAAAATCGATTCTTAATAATGAATTAAAAACATTACCAACAAATGAAAGAGAGCGTGTATTTAAACATTTAATAAGAGAAAAATCATAA
- a CDS encoding channel-forming component of a multidrug resistance efflux pump, which produces MINLVINNKKNILSSLLSLLLVGCIDTSSSFKPYSQQPINYDNTKYISSSTGAIFIANARKKQLNPVMH; this is translated from the coding sequence ATGATAAATTTAGTCATTAATAATAAGAAAAATATTCTGTCCTCTCTGTTAAGCCTATTACTTGTTGGTTGTATTGATACGAGTAGCTCATTTAAACCGTATTCTCAACAACCTATTAATTATGATAATACAAAATATATTTCTTCATCTACTGGAGCAATATTTATCGCCAACGCAAGAAAAAAACAACTAAATCCAGTTATGCATTAG
- the mdtP gene encoding channel-forming component of a multidrug resistance efflux pump codes for MIESTYLPIITATALAGYQHGKIDLPKNPIIDDIKTSNSAFIPALTFRWLIFDFGKRGALVDAAKHTSLATNLNFNLMHQKIIHDVSVAYFSYGAAQKKVSITRNALQRSKDILYAVEQKRAKGLATVLDVALAKQQVAQVELQNVLAKGHEKDQYQILLSAIGASPFEKITVNYADDNLLPDDISPLTHDVIKKALAQRPDVLAQYELQQAAIKAADSVKSDYFPKVYLAGALAGGTGSFDVQGLPDISQRTSSSNILIGVSIPLYEGGMRQSRMVNAQSEIRLAQENLRKSQDMAIKEISISENTLKSALEANKASKNLVETTQLTYTASVEFYHNGLGTVTDINTAEIALLNAQMSQIDAYTGSQIAAVDLAFALGEIDKALPNSVSR; via the coding sequence ATGATAGAAAGCACATATTTGCCAATTATTACAGCAACTGCACTAGCAGGGTATCAACATGGGAAAATCGATTTACCTAAAAATCCTATTATTGATGATATAAAAACATCGAATAGTGCTTTTATTCCCGCACTCACATTTAGATGGCTTATTTTTGATTTTGGTAAGCGAGGGGCATTAGTTGATGCTGCTAAACATACTTCTTTAGCAACAAACCTTAATTTTAATCTGATGCATCAGAAAATTATTCATGATGTCTCCGTTGCATATTTTAGTTATGGTGCAGCACAAAAAAAAGTGAGTATCACTCGAAATGCCCTCCAGAGAAGCAAAGACATTTTATATGCCGTTGAACAAAAAAGAGCGAAGGGATTAGCAACGGTATTAGATGTCGCATTAGCTAAACAACAAGTCGCACAAGTTGAATTACAAAACGTGTTAGCCAAAGGTCATGAAAAAGATCAATATCAAATTTTACTGTCTGCTATTGGAGCATCACCTTTTGAAAAAATAACCGTTAATTATGCCGATGATAATTTACTTCCTGATGATATTTCACCATTAACTCATGATGTGATCAAAAAAGCACTTGCACAGCGTCCCGATGTTTTAGCGCAATATGAATTACAGCAAGCGGCCATCAAAGCTGCTGATTCCGTCAAATCAGACTATTTTCCTAAAGTCTATCTTGCTGGCGCGCTTGCAGGAGGAACAGGTAGCTTTGATGTGCAGGGATTGCCCGATATTAGCCAAAGAACTTCATCTTCTAATATCCTGATTGGAGTCAGTATTCCATTATATGAAGGCGGAATGCGTCAGTCTCGAATGGTAAATGCACAGTCAGAGATCCGATTAGCGCAAGAAAATTTACGTAAAAGCCAAGATATGGCGATAAAAGAGATTTCAATAAGTGAAAATACACTCAAGTCAGCACTTGAGGCAAATAAAGCCTCTAAAAATTTAGTAGAGACGACTCAATTAACATATACCGCTAGTGTTGAATTTTATCATAATGGGTTGGGAACCGTAACCGACATTAATACCGCTGAGATTGCATTATTAAATGCACAAATGTCTCAAATTGATGCTTATACAGGATCACAAATTGCAGCTGTTGATTTAGCGTTTGCATTAGGCGAAATCGATAAAGCATTGCCTAATTCAGTATCACGCTAG
- a CDS encoding conjugated bile acid hydrolase, which yields MTNGPDFPWHLTNLNNYSQLTNIDKSSGKLANINVVQPDSGIATSQLPSSDTSVGRFIRAAYFSTYAPKAGSTSEAMNTLAHIMNRFDRTKNITADVMGESQSTSSQLQTEYTVWTTLSDLTNGVMKIRGYNNINYTEYSLSQFKDMNKSVFEQINLNK from the coding sequence ATGACAAATGGCCCAGACTTTCCTTGGCACTTAACTAACCTTAACAATTATAGTCAATTAACGAATATCGATAAATCTTCAGGAAAACTTGCAAATATCAATGTAGTACAGCCTGATAGTGGTATTGCAACATCTCAATTACCCTCATCAGATACGTCTGTCGGTCGTTTTATTCGTGCCGCTTATTTTTCAACCTACGCACCTAAAGCGGGATCTACATCAGAAGCGATGAATACCCTAGCGCACATTATGAATCGTTTTGATAGAACGAAAAATATCACGGCTGATGTTATGGGAGAAAGTCAAAGCACTAGTAGCCAGCTACAAACAGAATACACTGTTTGGACTACGCTATCTGATTTAACGAATGGTGTGATGAAAATAAGAGGCTATAACAATATAAATTATACCGAGTATTCTCTTTCACAATTTAAAGATATGAATAAATCTGTTTTTGAACAGATTAACTTGAATAAATAA
- a CDS encoding conjugated bile acid hydrolase, whose amino-acid sequence MFIKGRTLELTADLPSWVTYYPKNTQFTKKAPNGEDSLSYSNKYDILAVTTDIFFDGDDHNLLQGLNSAGLSFSANMITDAELSPLDKKDYDKAIPVTSLVNGH is encoded by the coding sequence ATGTTTATCAAAGGTAGGACACTTGAACTGACCGCTGATTTACCTTCATGGGTCACCTATTATCCTAAAAATACACAATTCACAAAGAAAGCTCCTAATGGTGAAGATAGTCTAAGTTATAGCAATAAATATGACATATTAGCCGTTACAACAGATATCTTTTTTGATGGCGATGATCATAACTTATTACAAGGTTTAAATAGTGCAGGTTTATCATTTAGCGCAAATATGATAACAGACGCTGAATTATCACCTCTTGATAAAAAGGATTATGATAAAGCTATTCCTGTGACTTCGCTAGTGAATGGGCATTAG
- a CDS encoding putative chaperone, protein MPLEGNDVYIPSTLCAPTRESVSEHLFRHLNIKPSSEIGEQLLRKSIAFNREEDIELVPEDILFGQSALSLYLRDPRDVYYVKSPKSFLGASGLHDIQISFFEDLVCAMMANIKHQAEKKHTRSDYRYCYWQTD, encoded by the coding sequence TTGCCTTTAGAAGGTAATGATGTCTATATTCCTTCAACCCTTTGTGCGCCAACCCGTGAATCTGTTTCTGAGCACTTATTTCGCCATTTAAATATTAAACCTTCCAGTGAGATTGGCGAACAATTACTCAGAAAATCGATTGCATTTAATCGAGAAGAGGATATTGAATTAGTCCCTGAAGATATTCTTTTTGGACAATCTGCATTGAGTTTATATCTGCGTGATCCTCGTGATGTCTATTACGTTAAATCACCTAAATCTTTTTTAGGGGCTTCGGGCCTGCATGATATACAAATTAGCTTCTTTGAAGATTTAGTTTGCGCCATGATGGCCAATATTAAACATCAAGCAGAAAAAAAGCACACAAGAAGCGATTACAGATACTGTTATTGGCAAACCGATTAA
- a CDS encoding putative chaperone translates to MFEFEPVAAGLEYESTLTKDQTVLVVDIGGGTTDCSLIQMGPSYQGKTDRSNTLLAHSGQRVGGNDLDIYLAFKQLMPLFGMTGLTSSGIKLPLKQFWDPIAINNVEAQKDFYSRQNLAALNQLRRDAKDPEKIARLIEVYNETLGYSIVRRAEEAKIALSDSPEYIANITLLSETLECTIAREQMVGSIESPKSKMIELVNDAVRQSGVKPDVIFMTGGSARSPILSQAIEQQLPNIPIVKGNDFGSVTAGLARWGEVCFK, encoded by the coding sequence ATGTTTGAATTTGAACCCGTGGCTGCAGGGCTTGAATATGAATCAACGTTAACTAAAGACCAAACGGTATTAGTAGTTGATATTGGCGGTGGTACAACGGACTGTTCATTAATTCAGATGGGCCCTAGCTATCAAGGTAAAACGGATCGTTCAAACACCTTACTTGCTCATAGCGGGCAACGTGTTGGTGGTAATGATCTTGATATTTACCTTGCATTTAAACAACTTATGCCTTTATTTGGTATGACCGGATTAACTTCTTCAGGTATTAAATTACCGCTGAAACAGTTCTGGGATCCTATTGCGATTAATAATGTAGAAGCACAAAAAGATTTTTATTCTCGTCAAAACCTAGCCGCATTAAATCAGCTAAGACGAGATGCTAAAGATCCTGAGAAAATAGCCCGCCTAATCGAAGTGTATAATGAGACATTGGGGTATAGTATCGTTAGACGTGCCGAAGAAGCTAAAATTGCCTTATCAGATTCTCCTGAATATATTGCTAATATCACCTTATTAAGCGAAACATTAGAGTGCACTATTGCGCGAGAACAAATGGTTGGATCTATTGAGTCACCAAAAAGTAAAATGATTGAATTAGTAAATGACGCTGTTCGTCAAAGTGGTGTAAAACCTGATGTTATTTTTATGACTGGAGGGTCCGCGCGTTCACCTATTTTATCTCAGGCGATAGAACAGCAACTACCTAATATTCCTATTGTGAAAGGGAATGATTTTGGTTCCGTTACTGCAGGATTAGCTCGTTGGGGCGAAGTTTGTTTTAAATAA
- the ltaE gene encoding beta-eliminating lyase, translating into MYRFQNDYNEIAHPAVMKAITDTVGQRYDGYGMDTLCHQAAKLIKQRIAQNEADIHFFNGGTITNLTAISHFLRPHQAVISVSTGHIATHETGAIEATGHKVITTFSADGKLTPALLKPILAEHNDEHWVQPKLVYITNATEIGTVYRKAELQALRNFCNEHNLWLYLDGARLAAGLMSALSDLTIEDIANLTDAFYIGGTKIGAMSAETLVICHPTLKADFRFSLKQKGGLQAKGWLLGAQFEALFNDDLYFKLGKHINDMASQLTEFFTAQGFDFLAPPESNQIFVILPNTIAEKLTQQFVFHSVLLEEPNLSCLRLCTSWATTQQDIDSFKSAFLQLA; encoded by the coding sequence ATGTACCGCTTCCAAAATGATTATAATGAAATTGCACATCCTGCGGTCATGAAGGCAATCACGGATACAGTGGGGCAACGCTATGATGGTTATGGTATGGATACACTTTGTCATCAGGCCGCTAAATTAATAAAACAGCGTATTGCACAAAACGAGGCTGATATTCACTTCTTTAATGGCGGTACTATCACCAACTTAACGGCTATTTCTCATTTTTTACGTCCACACCAAGCTGTTATCTCTGTCAGTACTGGACATATCGCTACACATGAAACAGGCGCGATTGAGGCAACTGGGCATAAAGTTATCACCACATTTTCGGCGGATGGTAAATTAACGCCTGCATTATTAAAACCCATTCTTGCTGAACATAACGATGAACATTGGGTACAACCCAAGCTTGTCTATATTACAAATGCTACCGAAATTGGTACGGTTTATCGCAAAGCAGAACTACAAGCACTGCGTAATTTCTGTAATGAGCATAACTTGTGGTTGTACCTTGATGGTGCTCGTTTAGCCGCAGGGCTTATGTCTGCACTAAGCGATCTCACTATTGAAGATATCGCAAACTTAACAGACGCCTTTTATATTGGTGGCACAAAAATTGGTGCAATGTCAGCGGAAACCCTAGTCATTTGTCATCCGACATTGAAAGCTGATTTTCGTTTTAGCTTGAAACAAAAAGGGGGATTGCAAGCTAAAGGCTGGTTATTAGGTGCCCAGTTTGAAGCATTATTTAATGATGATCTCTATTTTAAATTAGGCAAACATATTAATGACATGGCATCGCAATTAACGGAATTCTTCACCGCACAAGGTTTTGATTTTTTAGCCCCTCCAGAATCTAACCAAATATTTGTTATTCTACCTAATACTATTGCAGAAAAATTAACTCAACAGTTTGTTTTCCATAGTGTTTTACTTGAAGAACCTAACTTGAGTTGTTTACGCCTTTGTACTTCTTGGGCAACAACACAGCAAGATATTGATAGTTTTAAAAGCGCATTTCTCCAATTAGCTTAA
- a CDS encoding YjbD family (DUF3811), which translates to MKKLTLQEMTDAQQMRVRTRIGQERKKLGRELTNAEMNKVKDSIITEISLEVEKATKKAQTLKKKQKRTPSDETYSWSAQNHRSGYR; encoded by the coding sequence ATGAAGAAACTGACACTCCAAGAAATGACAGATGCCCAACAAATGCGAGTAAGAACCCGAATAGGTCAAGAAAGAAAAAAATTAGGGCGAGAATTAACTAATGCCGAAATGAATAAAGTCAAAGATTCCATTATTACCGAAATCTCCCTCGAAGTTGAAAAAGCCACCAAAAAAGCACAAACCCTCAAAAAGAAACAAAAACGAACCCCAAGTGATGAAACCTACAGTTGGTCTGCCCAAAATCATCGTAGCGGATACCGTTAA
- the xylB gene encoding xylulose kinase, translating to MYLGLDLGTSSVKAIIMNEKGDVVTTHSVPLAISRPHPQWSEQDPLQWWDATEEAIIDLGRRFPMEHIEAIGLSGQMHGAVLLDDQQAVLRPAILWNDGRSFQQCQTLEVQYPQFKKITGNLVMPGFTAPKLQWVAENEPEIFQRIAHVLLPKDFLRWKMTGNFASDMSDSAGTLWLDMQKRDWSDELLGATGLTRRQMPTLFEGNQITGYLLADVAKKWHMKQVPIIAGGGDNAAGAIGVGVYQPGQAILSLGTSGVYFVVSEKFLQNSDNAVHSFCHALPNTWHLMSVMLSAASCLDWVCKVTGIESVSAMFEEVEHATFVDSPLLFLPYLSGERTPYNNPNAKGVFWGLTHEHQRVDLCQAVLEGVSFALRQGIEVADNAGQLANNITLIGGGARSEYWRQLLADITGKTLDYRQDGNVGPALGAARLAQLAVNPVHSSRVILSQPKLEKRHTPNLERHKAYEKKYHAFKKLYALIDTMEIQ from the coding sequence ATGTATTTAGGGTTAGATTTAGGCACATCGAGTGTTAAAGCGATCATCATGAATGAAAAAGGTGACGTTGTCACCACTCACTCAGTTCCTTTAGCAATATCACGCCCTCACCCTCAATGGTCAGAACAAGATCCCCTGCAATGGTGGGATGCTACAGAAGAAGCCATTATTGACCTCGGACGTCGTTTTCCGATGGAACACATAGAAGCGATTGGGTTAAGTGGGCAAATGCATGGTGCCGTTTTACTTGATGATCAACAAGCAGTTTTGCGCCCTGCTATTTTATGGAATGATGGCCGTAGTTTTCAGCAATGCCAGACACTTGAAGTACAATATCCTCAGTTTAAAAAAATCACCGGTAATTTAGTCATGCCAGGGTTTACAGCGCCTAAACTACAATGGGTTGCTGAAAACGAACCTGAAATTTTTCAACGTATTGCACATGTTTTATTACCTAAAGATTTTTTGCGCTGGAAGATGACCGGTAATTTTGCCAGTGACATGTCAGATTCAGCAGGTACGCTTTGGTTAGACATGCAAAAACGTGATTGGAGTGATGAACTTTTAGGCGCAACCGGATTAACGCGCCGTCAGATGCCAACCTTATTTGAAGGTAATCAAATCACCGGTTATCTGTTAGCTGATGTGGCTAAAAAATGGCATATGAAGCAGGTGCCTATTATTGCTGGTGGCGGAGACAATGCCGCAGGAGCCATTGGTGTTGGGGTTTATCAACCCGGCCAAGCGATACTCTCTTTAGGTACATCAGGTGTTTATTTTGTGGTTAGCGAAAAGTTTCTTCAAAATAGTGATAATGCGGTACATAGTTTTTGTCATGCTTTACCTAATACTTGGCACTTAATGTCGGTGATGTTGAGTGCAGCATCCTGCCTTGATTGGGTATGCAAAGTAACAGGTATTGAAAGCGTAAGTGCGATGTTTGAAGAAGTTGAACACGCGACTTTTGTTGATAGCCCTCTACTCTTTTTGCCTTATCTTTCCGGTGAACGGACACCTTATAACAACCCGAATGCGAAAGGTGTATTTTGGGGATTAACCCATGAACATCAACGTGTCGACTTATGCCAGGCTGTTCTTGAAGGTGTGAGTTTTGCCTTACGACAAGGGATTGAAGTCGCTGATAATGCTGGACAATTAGCCAATAACATTACCTTAATTGGCGGTGGTGCCAGAAGTGAATATTGGCGACAATTGCTTGCAGATATTACAGGAAAAACCCTTGATTATCGTCAAGATGGTAATGTTGGCCCTGCGCTTGGTGCTGCAAGACTAGCACAATTAGCGGTAAATCCCGTACATTCATCACGGGTTATTCTTTCTCAGCCTAAGCTTGAAAAACGCCATACACCCAATTTAGAAAGACATAAAGCATACGAAAAAAAATATCATGCTTTTAAAAAGTTATATGCATTAATTGATACAATGGAAATACAATAG